CTCGACTCAGCACGGGCCTCGTTCCCCGAGTCCTCTCCAACACCAACCCCGGGAGCAACCCTATCCTCCTCATCACTAGAGGAGGACACCACATCGGATTTCTTCTTCCATCTTCCCCCGCCATGGCGAAACAGAGAATGCCGAAGATACACAGAAAGGAGTAGAAAAATAAGGAAGCTTAAACggaaaacaaattacctttccgGAAGCGGAAAACGCTGATGAAGCGAACGAAGTAAAGTCCCGAAGCGAATTCACGATGAATATGCAAAGATCTGAAGAAAACACCCAAAGAAATCGTCGGAATTCTGAAGATATGGAAAACGTTTGAGTGaataaagtttgaaatgagGAAAAAGATGCGGTATTTATAGGCCACGTCCTAAAAACCGCCTAACTTCCGCTCTCCACACTTGTCACTCATCCACAAACTCGCATCATCTTCTATTCGAAAAAAGAGAGAACCTTTGGACTTCTCACAGCTGGAaatccacccatttaattctaaatgggccgggtctggggggggcatgttgtttgggctctcaattgaataccaattgggccattaagtccaaagcccaagggctcacaacaacaacatcaaatccagtacagtccaaaaggctattcagccgccaaccaaggcccaaggcccacttgcaACAAATAACCTAAGGGCATTTAttgtacaaacactataaataagccgccatGGGTCActtaccaaggtacgtccatttcacgccttaagactactcttctagagaacttctctctaaaatccgagcatcgttcttacttaggcatcggaggggctttcctcggaaacacccccgaggctagtaacttgttaTTGTGCAGGTTGACTTGGACACGACacattcgagctagcaagatcttcaacacacacgaaagggccttcattcgaagcccattgtttcacccacttcaacaccggaacaatgaTTATATTTAAATCATTTTAATACCTAATAAAAACTAAAACCCCATCTGAAGTTTTAAAAAGAACCCAATAAAATTTAACATTAATGTTAAAACCAATTACTGTATACACCATCATCGCGTTGttggttttttttataaaattccTTCCCCGATTttgaatactcgcaacgtttgaacttttacactattcacacattcTACTTTAACTATTGTTAGTGATTTATAGGTAAGATATACATAGTCATGCATGTGACATCTTATTAGGTTTGTGTctatgtgtattttcaaaatcaacTTCTTATAATTATTACTTAAatagaattaaaaatattaataatcaatGTTGTGCATTGACGCATGAAAATGAGCAACAttgagaataaaaacaaacagaAAAAGTACATGGATCTCATCACACGGGCGGACCCATGTAGACCCGGTGGGGTCCAAAGGGACCCccattatttttggaaaaaaactgTAAAATTTATATTTGGGTAATTAATTGCACCTGAAATAGTTAATCTATGTCTAATTAACTTACATTAAGTATAAGAAATATACTTGTAGCATAATGGTTGCTTGATTACTATGTTACACATTTTGTGTGGGTTCTAATCCTCCTAGAAGGAAgttaaatatgatttttttttccctttttgtctTTTACTTGTCCTTCGTTGATCATCTATATTattcatgtttattttttttctttttcctttttccttcatctttttttttctatagttcatgattttgcttttacataaaataaaaaataaaaaaatagtaatgttattttttcttcaaaaagatTTTATACTTTTCATAAGAAATATTACTTCTAGCTATAGTAATGTATTTTTATACCCTACTTTCATAGACTTATAGTTGCATGCTTCTTAAACTTAGAGGCTTAATTAATCCCCTCATACGTATACAATAGCATAATGATCCATGATCGTTAAGAATgatgttccttttttttttattagtgtCTTTGTGTGCTATTTGTTCAGTTGCAATTGTTGTAATAAAGTAAACCTCCTTCAAAGATGAAAAACTCGATTTTTCCATTTTAAATTgatattgaaatttggactaggtgttgagttttattgttataaaaacccaaaaaaatgttcCTCCTACATATATTTTATTATGATATTTTGATATTTCGACTACTTACCTCTCAACTTTAACCCCCGAAAGGAGCAAACATGAGAAATTAGAAAACAAATCATAAATTTTGTTGGACCCCCATTTATAAATTCCTGGATCCGCCCCTTATTCACACCTTAAACATCTACGGAGTATTTACACGccttaagaaaaaatatagttccGTCCAACAAAATAATCCGCAACGTTGATAATTCTTCCCTATCCTGACAAAATGAACAAGGAGAAATGAAGCCATTGTCCAACATGAAGTTacattaatacggagtatcaaTTTGTCATAAGTTCCATTACAACTTTGTTTCAAGTACACATAAAAGAACAAAGAGCTTACAAAGGGAAACGTTAAACTAGTCATGAATAATAGAGTGAATTAAAATGGATGCCTCGTCAGCTTCTGGAGCCGCAGCGTCTGCCCAAACATAACCAACTAAATTTGTTAGACCTGCCTTTCAAATATTTACAACTACTAATTATAAACTCATTCAATGTTATTGTACCATACATATTGTCGATAATCTTCAATGTATAATTGTTTGTAATCTTAACCAAGCCTATTTTGTTGTCTATATACTCACAAGTCACAAGGTACAAGCAGCACATAggcggaaaaaaaaaacagtctTATGTATTAACCAATTGTACCCAGAAAAACTTATACACGTCATTCTAGATTAATTACCAAACGTCGAAAAATTAGAAGGGTGAATTTTACCAGGTCACTACAGTAGTACTATTTGATTGTATAAAGCGGAACAAAATCAAGGAAATGCACTTATCTTCCAAGTTACCCTAGTGATTTTTTCATGGATTGCCTTCAGCCTGCATGATTGGAAAATATGTCCACCTAATGTTACATACTTCTAGCTTCTAGCTTCTAGTTTAGTATACTTACTTAAAACGAATGTGCTAGAATCCTCACCATATCGGCTTTATTCTATTCGatttattttgtctgaattCATAAACTTATTTGATCTCATTTTAtttgaaataaatttatttgtgtACTATTAATCGCAAGAAATGTTTTTTCTCCACTTACTCAATCCAAGTGTTGAGGAGAATGGAGTTGTGTAAGACCGCGCAAACAATCAAGGGCCTATAAACAAGGCAACTACTATCTTCGTAGTTTTTAAGGTTCCTTACAAATGGTGTATAAGAGCTTGTAGAGCTCATAAAATGTAAATTTTAAAAACTTTAACAACATAAGAAATACAATAACGCACATGAGGTGTTAGATtcgttttaatatatatttttagaattttaaatttttataaaatttataaaattaatatatttatgttttaaatcAGGTCTTAAAAACCGTTAAATAATAAACGGGACTATCTTTTAAATACGGCCGGAGTAAAATGTAAAACCTTTTCTTTAATGTACATTAAACGGATGTAAAAATAatgcttttttttcttttgaaatagTGCATCTTATCCCGGAAGTAAGAAATTAGACGGGATTAGCAAAATATACCTTGAACAAGACTAGAGATGAAGCTGGTTCCACCATTACTATTgccaccgccaccgccaccaccaccaccaccttcactCTCTTCCTCAGCTTTCTTAGACTCATTTTTACACTCCAAACTCTCTTCACTTCCATCATTACTATTCTTCTTCACATCTTCTTCACCCTCACCCTCACCCTCACTACTCCGATGAAATAAACTCGAGATAAGATTAATTACTCCACCGCCACCACTTTCGCTTCCCTCTCCACCACCACTACTATCACCATCACCAGAACCTTGAACACAAGCATCGTCGTTATCATCAGAATGATTAGTGTTTCCCTCAAAGACTTGATCACCAATCGCCTTAGGTGTCCTAGGAGAGGCTAGTTTAGCCAAAAGATTATCTAAcaaccctccaccaccaccgctaccaccaccaacaccaccaccaccttcaactttctgcctcttctccctttctctctcctcatcatGATTATCTCCTTCATCTCTTCCTCTAACCTCTATTTTAGAAGGCCTAATAAAGGTTTCATTTTCTATTCCAACATCTTCCATTTTTTTGAAATCTTCTTCTACTTTCAACCCAAAATCTTCTGTAAACCTCATGATATTTCTATCACCCTCTTTATACTGTGGGGGCTTATAAGATAAGTATGTGACCCACAAATATTTTCTcttttgaaaaagaaaaagaagacacGTGTATCGAAGAAGTTGTCTGATTTTAGCTCGTTATAACATGTCTGACCACTAACAACACTGCACGTGGTGTTATTCACAGCTCCTGTTTCTCTCGCTTCTCCCAAAATGGTCGGATTATTTTCTCACCAATTGTGGGTGTTTTCCTACTTTATGTTTTCCCAGAATTCAAAGTGATTAAATAAGTAAAAAGAGAATTTGGGAAACTGTGAAATAGAATACCCTGAAAAAGAACTCACGAGTTCGGATAATGCCCAATAAGTTGAGATACAGATGAAACAAGTCATGTATTCATGTGGCAATACGCAAATGCCATTAATTAACCTAAATAACTTTTACCAATTTGATCTAAAACAATGGACATTGTTGAAAAAAAAGTGAACATAAGAGGTGACAGTATAACGGGAGTGAGACTAAGGAAAATAGTCAGGCATGTGACTGTAAAAGTAGCAGAAATTGCAATAGACAATGATGAAATAGTAGAGATTATTACTCCATGATATACAAGAGGAAAAAGAGAAGGATTCCAACACTACGTACAGCCGTATAGTGGATCTGATTAACAAACCTTTTCCTACAGAAAAAGACCAACATCCTCGGCAGCAGCTAAAGCCTAAAGCCTAAAGCCTAAAGCCTAAAGCCTAAAGCCTAAAGCCTAAAGCGAGATCTTACTATCATCTTCAGCCGAATTCAAGAAGATTAAGCGGGTATTTGTTTGATGCATTCTGCGGTTTAATACCAGATAAGCAACCATTAATTATTAGATCAgaacttcaaaacaaaaaaagttgAAACCCACAGACGGACATATCATAGGCCGAGAATGGAGGGACGGGAAGAGACCTGTTATTGATTACGTCGAAATCGTGCAAAGTATGCTTCATCCTCAGCTTCCTTCACTGCTTGCCTCCTTTTATACCTGCTTTCTTCTCTTGCACTAGCATCTTCCTCCACTTTCTTAATGACTTGGTCAAGACCGGGGATTGTACGCTCCAGTTTTTTGTGCACCTTGAAACTTAGGTCCACAAATACCTTGTACAACTTCTGCATAATCACAACGGTGGTGTTTGGTTGTTAAAGGATTGGTAAAAAATTAGAGGATTTGGCCAATTTAGAGGTTTGACCAATTCAATCCTCTAATCTAGGTGTTTGGAAGTAAGAGGATTGAAATAGAGGATTGGGAAGAATCCTCTAATTTCAAAAAAGTTGCTCCAATGagctttttcaattagaggATTGTATTAGGTAAGATAAAATTACAATATAGTCCTCAAGTTGCAACAACTACACGTCTACACCCATATCAATCATGCCCATACATTTATCATTAGATTCACCGATTCGCAATAGCTTAATCAAATAATTACAATGAAGATAACAACCCTTGCAACAACATAGAAGATGAAGCTAAACAATTATAGAACAATACAAAATGTCAAAAATATTTGAGATCGACTCGAACTTTTAAACATCTTGATCGTCCAATGAACCTTCTATTACCGCTTAATAAGTCATTATATTTgttaaacttatcttatttggGTTTAACAACCTTGTTAGATGAATCATGAATGATTTGTAATGCTTAACTTATTTTGACTAGCCaaaaaattaatgtgaagataaatttaaataagttcagatatatTAGACAAAATGCTTTTAGTGTGACTTTAGtgaaattaaataagtgattttagaaagaaaaaaaatcatgcaCAAAATTATAACACGGTGCTAACCTTTTCTTTATTcactttaatatttaaatttattacttTGCTTacctttatttttatattatttaactaCACATTTATTTCTTAAATAGATGATGTATAATATACTAATGAAAAGGAATTTGAGTTTCTTAGAAGAGtgtaatgtattttttttttctcttagtTATTCCTATTTTGTAAATTAGacatttaataatttattttcgtAAAAGTTGTTAGTGGgttaacaaattttcaattttatataaatgttgattaattattttcatgttAGTACATTTTATTCCGATAAAAATCTAACCATACATATCCATATATTTAGCAATTACTAATTCTCTATAACTAAATAAGTTAATGTCCTTATTGGTAATTTTACACACTCAAACAGCTATCATATATCagctatttaccaaacacttttacataACCAGCTAATACATTCAGCTAGTCAAACAAGCTAATACCAACAGCTAGTCAAAACTGCTAATACAATCCGCTACAGCTAACAGTTAACCGCTATTTGCCAAACAGGGCCAACATCAAAGCAACAATAGAATGAACTGTTAACGAAATTTTCCTTCTATTCATTAAGTACGGTCATGGAAAATCAGCAACAATTAACAATATGGATAAATTGAGCTTCAGATAGAAACATTTTGGTGGATATTATGAAAACCGAGTCTTAAATACAGAGTGATTAAAATCTCATAGCTCAGAGGTATTCCGTGATTTACTCCCAGTGTCCCTGATTAGTTTTGACACTGACAAATAGTTAGGAGATAAgttgttgtttggttatcaaataTTAGTTTTGACACTTATCAAGGCACATAGTTTGTTGACCTCAAGATACAAACGAGCACATTCGCGAATAAAGCTCGAAcaagaattttaaaactctGTTCGAGCTTGAGATAACTAGAAAACCAATCATTATTATCAAGCTAGTTCAATCAGCCTAAAACTCGACTTGACTCAACTCGTTCGTTTGTAGACCTAACGGCAGCAAAAGACCAGTGAGTCTGGCGGAGGACAGcgatgttttttttcttctttagtCATCTTTCAGATTGTGCCAAAACAAAGACAAAAGGGAGACAAAGCAGAACACCACACTAGCAAGTGGCTCCACAGCCGACTTCCAACGAAAGGAAAATGAGATCCAAAGGAATTCAATAATATTCCATTACTAATTTGGAAGGATGATGACTTTTTCAGACATTCTAAAACAGTATACGTGACTAATAAACCAGCCGGGGggaacatattatttaaaaacTTCATGCACACTCTAATTTAGTTGCTAATCCAATACTTTTAGGATTACGGCTCTAAAATTCTCGTTGTCGTATGCAATAAATACAGTGAAGTGAAAATAAGTTCAAAACAGTTTAAGCTACTACAAACTGCTCAAGAAAAGAATACAGAATGCATAAAGGACATACCTTGACATCTCTGTTCCATTTCCTTATATATGGAGGACCAGTTGTATAAGTGCCAAGAGGCTCACGATACCATTCTCTGCCATATGTTAGTTGATCCATGGCTTGTTCTACACTTAGGACCTCCCATGGCCTTAATCCAGGGATAACTTTAGCCAATTGCTGC
This Spinacia oleracea cultivar Varoflay chromosome 6, BTI_SOV_V1, whole genome shotgun sequence DNA region includes the following protein-coding sequences:
- the LOC130462394 gene encoding uncharacterized protein produces the protein MRFTEDFGLKVEEDFKKMEDVGIENETFIRPSKIEVRGRDEGDNHDEEREREKRQKVEGGGGVGGGSGGGGGLLDNLLAKLASPRTPKAIGDQVFEGNTNHSDDNDDACVQGSGDGDSSGGGEGSESGGGGVINLISSLFHRSSEGEGEGEEDVKKNSNDGSEESLECKNESKKAEEESEGGGGGGGGGGNSNGGTSFISSLVQDAAAPEADEASILIHSIIHD